Proteins from a single region of Segatella copri:
- a CDS encoding alpha-galactosidase — MERKKQRTTKKVFMIIAAMCMTSIMASAQKTIRVSTDKTDLVMQVSPKGRLYQVYLGDKLKNPSDYNHLKWDVYAASDGSVCQRGHEVYASSGAEDFFEPAVAVTHADGNMTTYLYYQSSEEKAISGGVETIITLKDKVYPLTVKLHYAAYPKENIIKAWSEISHKEKAPVTLWRYSSTMLYFKANKYFVTNYHSDWAKEGQPETCQLTAGKKIVDTKLGTRAAMQEEPFFELGFDEPAKENEGKVMLGTIGWPGNFRFTFEVDNVGALRVIPAINPYASNYKLKAGETFITPEFIFAMSDNGIGEASRNLHNWARQYQVNMGMEDRLTLLNNWENTGFDFNQQSLAELMKDAKDLGVDMFLLDDGWFANKYPRKDDHAGLGDWEATKGKLPDGIPGLVRDAKKAGVKFGIWIEPEMVNPKSELFEKHPDWVIMQPKRDTYYYRNQLVLDISNPKVQDYVFGIVDRIMTENPNVAYFKWDCNSVITNIYSPYHKENQGNFYIDHVRGIYKVLTRIHNKYPKLPMMLCSGGGGRMDYEMLKYFTEFWCSDDTDPYERLYIQWSLSKFFPAKTMGSHVTNWNKNTSVKFRTDVCSSCKLGFDIDLKLLSGDDYKFVQNAVKNYDSMKPMILEGDQYRLVSPYEGNHCAINYVSKDKQRAVLFAYDLHPRYKEPVMNVKMQGLDADKVYTVKETNLMPGKESDLECNGKQYSGDYLMKVGLNVFSQTDGTSHVLVLE; from the coding sequence ATGGAACGTAAAAAACAAAGAACAACGAAAAAGGTATTTATGATTATTGCAGCGATGTGCATGACATCTATCATGGCATCTGCTCAAAAGACCATCAGAGTGTCAACCGACAAGACCGACCTCGTGATGCAGGTTTCTCCTAAGGGTCGCCTCTACCAAGTGTATCTGGGTGACAAGTTGAAGAATCCTTCTGATTACAATCATCTGAAGTGGGATGTATATGCGGCTTCTGATGGTTCCGTCTGCCAGCGAGGACATGAGGTTTATGCATCCTCTGGTGCAGAAGATTTCTTCGAGCCGGCAGTGGCAGTGACCCATGCAGATGGTAATATGACTACCTATTTGTATTATCAGTCTTCTGAAGAAAAGGCTATCAGTGGAGGTGTTGAGACCATCATCACGCTTAAGGACAAGGTGTATCCGCTGACCGTGAAACTCCACTATGCAGCTTATCCTAAGGAGAACATCATCAAGGCATGGAGTGAAATCTCTCATAAGGAGAAAGCTCCGGTTACGCTTTGGAGATATAGCTCAACAATGCTTTATTTCAAGGCAAACAAGTATTTCGTTACCAATTATCATAGCGATTGGGCTAAGGAAGGACAGCCTGAGACTTGCCAGTTGACTGCTGGTAAGAAGATTGTTGATACCAAGTTGGGTACCCGTGCAGCCATGCAGGAGGAGCCTTTCTTTGAACTGGGATTCGATGAGCCAGCCAAGGAGAATGAGGGCAAGGTGATGCTTGGAACCATCGGATGGCCTGGCAACTTCCGCTTTACCTTCGAGGTAGATAACGTGGGAGCTCTTCGTGTTATTCCTGCCATCAATCCATATGCCTCTAACTATAAGCTGAAGGCTGGTGAAACGTTCATTACCCCTGAGTTTATCTTTGCCATGAGCGATAATGGTATCGGTGAGGCTTCCCGTAATTTGCACAATTGGGCTCGCCAGTATCAGGTAAACATGGGTATGGAAGATCGCCTTACGCTCTTGAACAACTGGGAGAATACCGGCTTCGACTTCAACCAGCAGAGTCTTGCTGAGTTGATGAAGGATGCCAAGGACCTGGGTGTAGATATGTTCTTGCTTGATGATGGTTGGTTTGCCAACAAGTATCCTCGTAAGGACGACCATGCAGGTCTCGGCGACTGGGAGGCTACCAAGGGCAAACTGCCTGATGGAATACCTGGATTGGTAAGAGATGCCAAAAAGGCTGGTGTAAAGTTTGGTATTTGGATTGAGCCTGAGATGGTGAATCCTAAGAGTGAACTCTTTGAGAAGCATCCTGACTGGGTGATTATGCAGCCAAAGCGTGATACTTATTATTACCGCAACCAGCTGGTGCTTGATATCAGTAATCCTAAGGTACAGGATTATGTGTTCGGCATCGTGGATCGCATCATGACGGAGAATCCGAATGTGGCTTACTTCAAGTGGGACTGCAACAGTGTGATTACCAATATCTATTCTCCATATCATAAGGAGAATCAGGGTAATTTCTATATCGATCATGTGCGTGGTATCTACAAGGTGCTTACCCGTATTCATAACAAGTATCCTAAGTTGCCGATGATGCTCTGCTCTGGCGGTGGCGGCAGAATGGATTACGAGATGCTGAAGTATTTTACTGAGTTCTGGTGTTCAGACGATACGGATCCATACGAGCGCCTCTACATCCAGTGGAGCCTGTCTAAGTTCTTCCCAGCCAAGACCATGGGTTCGCATGTAACCAATTGGAACAAGAATACCAGTGTGAAGTTCCGCACCGATGTTTGCAGTTCATGTAAGTTGGGCTTTGATATCGACCTCAAGTTGCTTTCTGGTGATGACTACAAGTTTGTGCAGAATGCTGTAAAGAACTACGATAGCATGAAGCCTATGATTCTCGAGGGCGACCAGTATCGTCTGGTTTCTCCATACGAAGGTAATCACTGTGCCATTAACTATGTTAGTAAGGACAAGCAGCGTGCCGTTCTCTTTGCTTACGACTTGCATCCACGCTACAAGGAGCCTGTGATGAATGTGAAAATGCAGGGATTGGATGCCGATAAGGTTTATACCGTAAAGGAGACCAATCTGATGCCTGGAAAGGAGTCTGATTTGGAGTGCAATGGCAAGCAGTACAGCGGTGACTATCTGATGAAGGTCGGCTTGAATGTATTCAGCCAGACAGATGGAACGAGCCACGTATTGGTATTAGAATAA
- a CDS encoding DUF6377 domain-containing protein, with protein sequence MKVVLWFLMMFMPLLANASSLNEEQLFHRLDSYIAQRSKFTQRKEAKLLRLKKQLYMTSDKRSQLSLYNQIYREYYTYRYDSAMTYAKKGYQLAVQLQDDYFINLNKINRAAVLSTGGFYSQAEDLMLTMDVEKMSPKLLQYYYYTLTWVYNYWETFCNKSEFQEGLAAKKRFYLGKTLEHIGNKESALYYYLSGEFEYLKQRTSKKTLQFYMKALSASPLNSRVHASSAYCIARYYYDTDQKDLYEKYIVEAAISDQICPLKENLALQELSTYLYHKDASYAKRVAKYIYCSMEDAQFYNNRLRMVEISRILPLITETNHQAEVRKNRIVTASLVIVSILSLGFLAMAFFAFKMNKRLAKSRREIKSQNALLDELNQKLLNTNKRRETYMHLFMDISAVYIKKLDDYRKLVSRKIKAKQTADLLTATNSYKLAEEEAANFNIRFDKAFIDLYPNFVEEFNQLLLPEKQIVLPAPNSLTKELRIYALMRLGITDGQELATLLFYSTQTIYNYKAAIRKRAKDLTTFDAAINRLCNVIG encoded by the coding sequence ATGAAAGTAGTATTGTGGTTCTTAATGATGTTTATGCCATTACTGGCAAATGCTTCTTCCTTAAACGAGGAACAGCTGTTCCATCGTTTAGACAGTTACATCGCTCAGCGAAGCAAGTTTACCCAAAGAAAAGAAGCGAAACTGCTAAGACTCAAAAAGCAACTATACATGACTTCCGACAAGCGCAGCCAACTTAGTCTCTATAACCAGATTTACAGAGAGTATTATACCTATCGTTACGACTCTGCCATGACATACGCCAAGAAGGGCTACCAGCTGGCAGTACAACTTCAGGATGATTATTTCATCAACCTGAATAAAATCAATCGTGCGGCAGTACTGTCAACAGGCGGTTTCTACAGCCAGGCAGAAGACTTAATGCTCACAATGGATGTGGAGAAAATGTCACCTAAGTTATTGCAATACTATTATTATACCTTGACTTGGGTATATAACTACTGGGAAACTTTCTGCAACAAGTCGGAGTTTCAAGAAGGATTGGCAGCCAAGAAACGTTTTTATTTAGGCAAGACTCTTGAGCATATCGGCAACAAGGAATCCGCTCTTTATTACTATCTGTCAGGAGAGTTTGAATATCTTAAGCAGCGTACAAGCAAAAAAACACTTCAGTTCTACATGAAGGCGCTTTCTGCCAGTCCCCTGAACAGCCGTGTGCATGCCTCATCGGCTTATTGCATAGCCCGCTATTATTATGATACCGACCAAAAGGATTTATACGAAAAGTATATTGTAGAAGCAGCCATCTCAGACCAGATATGTCCCCTGAAGGAGAATCTGGCCCTTCAGGAACTTTCCACCTATCTATATCATAAGGATGCCTCCTATGCAAAGAGGGTTGCCAAATACATCTATTGCTCCATGGAGGATGCCCAATTCTACAACAACCGTCTCCGCATGGTTGAGATTTCCCGCATACTTCCCCTTATCACAGAAACGAACCATCAGGCAGAAGTACGCAAGAACCGCATCGTAACAGCCTCTCTCGTCATCGTGAGTATCCTGTCGCTAGGATTCCTTGCCATGGCTTTCTTTGCATTCAAGATGAACAAGCGTCTAGCCAAGAGCCGTAGGGAGATAAAAAGCCAAAATGCACTCTTGGACGAACTGAACCAGAAGCTGCTTAACACCAATAAGCGAAGAGAGACCTATATGCATTTATTTATGGACATCAGTGCCGTATATATCAAAAAACTGGATGATTATCGCAAATTGGTAAGCCGCAAAATCAAGGCAAAGCAAACTGCCGATCTTCTGACTGCCACCAACAGCTACAAGCTGGCAGAAGAAGAGGCAGCCAACTTCAATATTCGCTTCGACAAGGCATTCATTGACTTGTATCCGAATTTCGTGGAAGAGTTCAACCAACTGCTGTTGCCAGAAAAACAGATAGTTCTCCCCGCCCCTAACAGTCTCACAAAGGAACTGCGTATCTATGCACTGATGCGACTGGGAATTACGGATGGACAGGAACTGGCCACCCTCCTGTTCTATTCTACGCAAACCATCTATAATTACAAGGCAGCCATCAGAAAGCGAGCCAAAGACCTCACCACTTTTGATGCAGCCATCAACCGACTATGCAATGTGATAGGCTAA
- a CDS encoding AAA family ATPase, with amino-acid sequence MLIGRKEELKTLHQALIADESKFVAIYGRRRVGKTFLVREAFNNDFAFYHTGLANETNRIQLAEFNRSLTSYSKQKQSKLKDWYDAFDRLGQLLAQSTIPKKVVFIDEMPWMDSPRSNFLSALEHFWNGWASARKDILLIVCGSATSWIINKVIKNHGGLHNRVSVRIHLKPFCLRECELYSEEMGLRFNRRQVLEGYMIMGGVPFYWSQLKPGMSLAQNINQLFFSEDGNLRHEFDDLYDSLFKQPKPYLSIVDALATKKVGMTRTEILQATKLTDNGKLTEYLENLEYCGFIRKYNCIGMKAKNALFQLMDNYTLFYYKFIKDSYINDAQYWTKITGKSEYNTWCGLAFERVCLQHVEQIKTKLGIQGVITTVYSWSVAGSKDKPGAQIDLLIDRSDDVINLCEIKYSKAPFQITNTIDASLQNKRERFIQETGTEKAVHLTMITTMGLSDNPYAWDVQSVVTMDDLFVL; translated from the coding sequence ATGTTAATAGGTAGAAAAGAAGAACTGAAGACACTTCATCAAGCATTGATTGCAGATGAGTCGAAGTTTGTTGCCATATATGGGCGCAGACGAGTGGGAAAGACTTTCCTGGTAAGGGAGGCCTTCAACAATGACTTTGCCTTTTATCATACAGGATTGGCAAATGAGACCAATCGCATACAATTGGCAGAGTTCAACCGTTCACTCACATCATATAGCAAACAGAAACAGTCGAAGTTAAAAGATTGGTATGATGCTTTTGACAGGTTGGGGCAACTGTTGGCACAATCTACTATCCCCAAGAAAGTAGTGTTCATCGACGAGATGCCATGGATGGATTCTCCACGCTCCAATTTTCTTTCGGCTTTGGAACATTTCTGGAATGGATGGGCTTCCGCCCGCAAGGATATTCTCCTCATCGTTTGCGGCAGTGCTACCTCATGGATTATCAATAAGGTGATTAAAAATCATGGTGGATTGCACAACCGAGTGTCTGTCCGTATTCATCTGAAACCGTTTTGCTTAAGGGAATGCGAACTCTATTCCGAAGAAATGGGACTGCGCTTTAATCGCCGACAGGTTTTGGAAGGCTATATGATCATGGGAGGTGTTCCGTTTTATTGGTCTCAACTGAAACCGGGAATGAGTCTGGCACAGAACATCAACCAATTATTTTTCTCAGAAGATGGCAATCTTCGTCACGAGTTTGATGACTTATACGACTCTTTGTTCAAACAGCCTAAGCCTTATCTCTCGATAGTAGATGCTTTGGCAACCAAGAAAGTCGGAATGACCCGAACAGAAATCTTACAAGCAACCAAGTTGACCGACAATGGCAAGTTGACGGAATACTTAGAGAACTTGGAATACTGCGGATTTATCCGAAAATATAATTGCATCGGAATGAAAGCTAAGAATGCCTTGTTCCAGTTAATGGACAATTACACCTTATTTTATTATAAGTTTATCAAGGACAGCTATATCAATGACGCACAATATTGGACCAAGATTACCGGCAAATCCGAGTACAACACGTGGTGCGGTTTGGCTTTTGAACGAGTATGCCTACAGCATGTGGAGCAAATCAAGACAAAGCTAGGCATTCAAGGAGTTATCACCACGGTTTATTCTTGGAGTGTAGCTGGGAGCAAGGATAAGCCGGGAGCACAGATTGACTTGCTGATAGACAGGAGCGATGATGTCATCAATCTCTGTGAAATCAAATACTCCAAGGCTCCATTTCAGATAACTAATACGATAGATGCGAGTTTACAAAACAAGCGAGAGCGTTTCATCCAAGAAACTGGCACCGAAAAAGCCGTACATCTTACAATGATTACGACCATGGGATTATCCGACAATCCTTATGCCTGGGATGTTCAGTCGGTAGTAACAATGGACGACTTGTTTGTTCTCTAA
- a CDS encoding IS256 family transposase, with translation MDNLEIDYKKAAQQLRSGEALFGKDGALAPLLERILNSALEGEMDAHLSEEERSSGNRRNGKMSKKVQTKYGEVTIETPRDRDGTFQPETVKKRETILANGMADQIIEMYAMGTSTRDISSYFEREFNTTLSADTISSITDRVLPEITAWKSRMLDPVYAICWLDAIHYKVKDENGRAVTRAIYNILGINKEGQKELLGMYVSKSEGANFWLEVLTDLQNRGVRDILICCIDGLKGFPDAIQSVFPESSVQLCIVHQIRNSIKYVGSKHQKEFIKDLRTVYGAVNKDSAAANLDLLESKWGEMYPIVIKSWRDNWERLTEYFQYTPAIRKLIYTTNTVEGYHRQVRKVTKTKGVFPTDNSLEKLVYLAYRNIRKKWTMSLANWGQISQQLAIKFGDRFKIM, from the coding sequence ATGGACAACTTAGAAATTGATTACAAGAAAGCAGCTCAGCAGTTGCGTAGTGGTGAAGCCTTATTTGGCAAGGACGGAGCATTAGCTCCATTGTTAGAGCGTATTCTCAACTCAGCTCTCGAAGGTGAGATGGACGCTCATTTAAGTGAAGAGGAACGCTCTTCCGGCAATCGTCGTAATGGTAAGATGAGTAAGAAGGTTCAAACAAAATATGGTGAGGTCACTATAGAGACTCCTCGTGACCGAGACGGAACTTTCCAACCTGAGACCGTAAAGAAGCGTGAGACTATTCTTGCCAATGGCATGGCAGACCAGATTATTGAGATGTACGCCATGGGCACCAGCACACGTGACATCAGCAGCTACTTTGAGCGTGAGTTCAACACAACTCTATCAGCCGATACTATCAGCTCTATAACAGACCGTGTATTACCCGAAATCACCGCCTGGAAGTCTCGCATGCTCGATCCTGTATATGCCATTTGCTGGCTTGATGCTATCCATTATAAGGTAAAGGATGAGAATGGCAGAGCTGTCACACGAGCCATTTACAACATTCTTGGCATCAACAAGGAAGGCCAAAAAGAACTGTTAGGTATGTATGTGTCTAAGAGTGAAGGAGCTAACTTCTGGCTAGAAGTTCTTACGGATCTTCAGAACCGTGGTGTTCGAGACATCTTGATTTGTTGTATTGATGGTCTCAAAGGCTTCCCGGATGCCATCCAAAGCGTATTTCCTGAGAGTTCTGTGCAGCTCTGTATTGTCCATCAGATACGCAATTCTATCAAGTATGTTGGCAGTAAGCATCAAAAGGAGTTTATCAAGGATTTAAGAACAGTATATGGTGCAGTAAACAAAGACTCCGCTGCTGCTAATTTAGACCTGTTAGAGTCTAAGTGGGGAGAGATGTACCCAATTGTCATCAAGTCATGGCGTGACAATTGGGAACGTCTGACAGAATATTTCCAATATACTCCAGCCATCCGTAAACTCATTTATACGACCAATACGGTTGAGGGGTATCACAGACAGGTAAGAAAGGTCACAAAGACTAAAGGGGTCTTTCCTACGGATAATTCTTTGGAGAAGCTTGTGTACTTAGCTTATCGCAACATCCGTAAGAAATGGACTATGTCACTGGCAAATTGGGGACAAATTTCTCAACAATTGGCAATAAAATTTGGAGATAGATTTAAAATTATGTAA
- a CDS encoding DUF3791 domain-containing protein, with translation MLRDSQLWMKIGRICTLLAKRLDISPERAFDIFQMSKTNELLHDERSLLYLMSDLYIVDDVIMELQSADGLHKIYK, from the coding sequence ATGTTAAGAGATTCACAGCTTTGGATGAAGATAGGTAGAATATGTACTTTGTTGGCAAAGCGGTTGGATATTTCTCCCGAAAGAGCATTTGATATTTTTCAAATGAGTAAGACCAACGAACTACTCCATGATGAACGTTCTTTGCTCTATTTAATGAGTGATTTGTATATTGTTGATGATGTGATTATGGAATTACAATCAGCTGATGGACTTCACAAAATTTATAAGTAG
- a CDS encoding DUF3990 domain-containing protein: MRTVFHGATRIVEYPLCHIGRDNLDFGKGFYVTDIRDQAISWAKRVVNLGLPQWLNIYELDENYIKQNARCKIFTAYDNEWLKFIVKSRAGEMPWREYDYVEGGIADDRVITTIEDYLNGDISMEYALKRLSEHQPNNQICIISQNILDDSLHFISAEPLNDLARKEVKSC, from the coding sequence ATGCGTACGGTTTTTCATGGAGCAACTCGAATAGTGGAATATCCACTTTGTCATATCGGACGAGATAATCTCGATTTCGGTAAGGGATTTTATGTTACAGACATTCGTGATCAGGCTATCAGTTGGGCAAAAAGAGTTGTGAACTTGGGTTTGCCGCAATGGCTAAATATTTATGAACTAGACGAAAATTACATTAAGCAAAATGCTCGTTGTAAAATATTCACGGCTTACGATAATGAATGGCTCAAATTTATAGTAAAAAGTAGAGCTGGAGAGATGCCCTGGAGAGAATATGATTACGTTGAAGGTGGTATTGCCGATGACCGAGTCATTACAACGATAGAAGATTATTTAAATGGAGATATTTCTATGGAATATGCTTTGAAACGATTGTCTGAGCATCAACCGAATAATCAAATATGTATTATCTCTCAAAATATACTTGATGATAGCTTACATTTCATATCTGCGGAGCCGTTAAATGATTTAGCAAGAAAGGAGGTAAAGTCATGTTAA
- a CDS encoding DUF3791 domain-containing protein: MGTAETQQALAFATMCVDLTAKAEGCSRQEMYLRMKKVGLIHGLTTRLDALHTQSKDYVVAALQTALRRLETANN, translated from the coding sequence ATGGGTACAGCAGAAACTCAACAGGCATTGGCTTTTGCAACGATGTGCGTCGATCTTACTGCAAAGGCAGAAGGATGCAGTAGGCAAGAAATGTACTTGCGGATGAAAAAGGTTGGACTGATACATGGTCTTACCACAAGACTTGATGCCCTTCATACACAGAGTAAAGATTATGTTGTAGCAGCTTTACAAACTGCACTTCGTCGTCTGGAAACAGCAAATAATTAA
- a CDS encoding transposase: MNTGLDQYMDIFKDAVEDSAAKLTKSFEKILIEVIILFMVIPRKINFTQMGRYGSHVEQTYRNAFGLKKSKSIDWLKLNVSLAKRFFGKQGRWAIAIDPSYISKAGKKTPHIGRFWSGCAQSVKHGLEIMGIGLIDIVAKDCMMLRAHQSLSNKELSLRNKTMVDFYIGVIKRYRNELLKLSTLIVADAYFSTSTFVNGIKKEGFSLISRFRDNACLFYVYAGPRTGKRGRPKTKDGKIDMKNLDLTRMEKMEMKDIEGTAYTLIAYSKALKCKVRLVIWQMPNGKKKLFFSTDTSLSGEEVLLYYRTRFQIEFCFRDAKGYTGLMDCQARDKWKLDFAFNASFTSLNVAKVTMKEMGMEYSMSSFKSLMTNIYLVKRIFKASGYTPNRTLISKIFKDLSCLQRIAA; the protein is encoded by the coding sequence ATGAATACAGGACTTGACCAATATATGGATATCTTTAAAGATGCAGTTGAAGATTCGGCTGCAAAGTTAACAAAAAGTTTCGAGAAAATACTCATCGAGGTGATAATTTTGTTCATGGTAATACCAAGAAAGATAAATTTCACCCAAATGGGGAGGTATGGCTCGCATGTTGAGCAAACCTATCGCAACGCATTCGGCTTAAAAAAGTCGAAAAGCATTGACTGGCTCAAACTTAATGTCTCACTTGCCAAGCGCTTCTTTGGTAAACAGGGAAGATGGGCTATTGCCATTGATCCCAGCTACATCAGCAAAGCTGGCAAGAAGACTCCACATATCGGTCGTTTTTGGTCGGGATGTGCACAGTCTGTTAAACATGGTCTCGAAATCATGGGTATTGGACTCATTGATATTGTTGCCAAAGACTGCATGATGTTAAGAGCCCACCAGTCGCTAAGTAATAAAGAACTGAGTCTTAGAAACAAGACTATGGTAGATTTCTATATCGGCGTCATTAAGCGTTACCGCAATGAACTTCTCAAACTCTCAACCCTCATAGTTGCAGATGCTTACTTCTCTACAAGTACATTTGTTAATGGGATAAAGAAAGAAGGGTTCTCTTTGATAAGCCGCTTTCGTGACAATGCTTGTCTCTTTTATGTCTATGCTGGTCCACGTACTGGAAAACGTGGTCGCCCAAAGACCAAGGATGGCAAGATTGATATGAAGAATCTTGACCTCACTCGAATGGAGAAGATGGAAATGAAAGATATAGAAGGAACAGCTTATACTTTGATTGCCTATTCCAAGGCACTCAAGTGTAAAGTTAGACTTGTCATCTGGCAGATGCCGAATGGCAAGAAGAAACTATTCTTCTCTACAGACACCTCACTTTCGGGTGAAGAGGTACTTCTTTATTATAGAACCAGGTTCCAGATCGAATTTTGCTTTCGTGACGCCAAAGGCTATACTGGTCTTATGGACTGCCAGGCTCGCGATAAATGGAAACTCGATTTTGCTTTCAATGCTTCGTTCACATCACTAAATGTTGCCAAGGTAACTATGAAGGAGATGGGAATGGAATATTCTATGTCTTCATTCAAGTCACTGATGACCAACATTTATCTGGTGAAACGAATTTTTAAAGCAAGTGGGTACACCCCGAACCGAACTTTAATTAGCAAGATTTTCAAAGATCTCTCGTGCTTACAGCGTATAGCTGCTTAG
- a CDS encoding PDDEXK nuclease domain-containing protein — MKEPGKKYNDEDNMLVNDLRSIVSKARSRAFAAVNYSLVERNWRIGQRIVEQEQNGASRAEYGKHVIEVASAALTEEFGKGFSKTSIKNCKKFFMYFSHSEKGQAVPDQFKNSKGQALPDLLMSHLLPWTHYERLIRVEDKQAREWYTKEAFNEGWSYRTLNRNINTLYYERLLMSKKKQPVVNEMQDKTKAYQQDKLEYIKSPVVLEFLGLPEDISLAESKLETAIINNLEKFLMEMGKGYALVARQQHIRTEENDYYIDLVFYNYLIKSFILVDLKVNRITYQDVGQMDMYLQMYDKMKKGPDDNPTIGIILCSETDSDVARYSTLAKNDQMFAAKYKLYLPDKEDLRREIERQKELYLMTHPEENEKE, encoded by the coding sequence ATGAAAGAACCCGGCAAGAAATATAACGATGAAGACAACATGCTCGTCAACGACTTGCGTTCCATCGTCAGCAAGGCCCGCAGCAGAGCATTTGCTGCCGTCAATTATTCTCTGGTGGAAAGAAACTGGAGAATTGGACAACGTATTGTAGAACAGGAACAGAACGGAGCATCACGTGCAGAATACGGAAAGCATGTGATAGAGGTAGCTTCGGCTGCTCTTACAGAGGAATTCGGGAAGGGATTCTCCAAGACAAGTATCAAGAATTGCAAGAAATTCTTTATGTATTTTTCTCATTCTGAAAAAGGTCAGGCAGTGCCTGACCAATTCAAGAATTCAAAAGGTCAAGCACTGCCTGACCTTTTGATGTCCCATCTTCTCCCTTGGACCCACTATGAGCGTCTCATCCGTGTAGAAGATAAACAAGCTCGTGAATGGTATACCAAGGAAGCGTTCAACGAAGGTTGGAGTTATCGAACACTCAACCGCAATATCAACACCTTATATTATGAACGTCTTCTTATGTCAAAGAAGAAGCAGCCAGTCGTTAACGAGATGCAAGACAAGACAAAGGCTTATCAGCAAGACAAGCTAGAATACATCAAATCACCAGTTGTCTTGGAATTTCTTGGATTGCCAGAAGACATCTCCCTCGCAGAATCAAAACTGGAGACTGCCATCATCAACAACCTAGAGAAATTCTTGATGGAAATGGGAAAGGGATATGCGCTTGTGGCTCGCCAGCAACATATCCGAACCGAGGAGAATGACTACTATATCGACTTGGTATTTTACAATTACCTCATCAAATCTTTTATCTTGGTCGACTTGAAGGTAAATCGCATCACCTACCAGGATGTAGGACAAATGGACATGTATCTCCAAATGTACGATAAGATGAAAAAAGGACCAGACGACAACCCTACAATCGGCATCATCCTTTGTAGCGAGACCGATTCTGATGTGGCACGATACTCTACCCTCGCAAAAAACGACCAGATGTTCGCTGCAAAATACAAGCTTTACCTGCCAGACAAGGAAGACTTGAGAAGAGAAATCGAACGACAGAAGGAACTGTATCTAATGACTCACCCTGAAGAAAACGAAAAAGAGTAA